In Pseudomonas sp. PDNC002, the DNA window CAGGTGGTCGATGCGGTCGATGGTCTTGACCAGGATGTCGCCGATTCCCACCGGACCGCCGCTCTTGGGACGCGCTTCGGCGATCTCGAAGATCTTGCGCTCGGCTTCGTCGAGCACTTCGTTGGCGCTGCGCCCTTCGGGGTTGAAGGCGCTGTCGGCGATGTCGCTGCTGATGCCGATCAACTGCCGCAGGGTGGCGCGCTCACGGATGATGTTGGCGTAGGCCTTGATGTTCGCCACGGAGGGCGTGTTCTTCGCCAACTCGGCGAGATAGGCAAGGCCGCCTACCTGGGACAACTGGCCTTCGCGCTCGAGCATCTCGGAGAGCGTCACCACGTCGATCGGCTGGTTGCCTTCGGCGAGCTTGTAGACGGCGCGGAAGATCAGGCGATGGTCATGGCGGTAGAAATCGCCATCGGACACGGCGTCGGAGACGCGTTCCCATGCATTGTTGTCGAGCATCAGGCCGCCCAGCACCGCCTGTTCAGCTTCGATCGAGTGCGGCGGCACCTTGAGGGAAGCGGTCTGCAGGTCGTATTGCTCGGGAATGGTGATGTCGTTCATGGGCTCTTCGTGTTGGCTCTTCGTAGGAGAGAATCAAACGGCGGAAAAAACAAAGGGCACGGACCGAGATTCGGTGCCGTGCCCATTGTTAGCGGACAGCTTCGTACAGGCAAGCCGTGCGAAACGTCCTAGCGACGGATCGCTTACTCGGCGACTACAACCACGTGCAGGGTTGCATCAACATCCATGTGCAGTTGCACTTCGATGTTGTATTCGCCTACAGCGCGCAGGGCGCCGTCGGGCAGGCGAACTTCGCTCTTTTCCAGCGGGTAGCCGGCAGCCGAAACGGCGTCGGCGATGTCGCGGGTACCGATCGAACCGAACAGTTTGCCTTCGTCGCCAGCGTGGGCGCCGATAGTCACGATCAGTTCGGCCAGTTGGGCAGCACGAGCTTCAGCAACGGCTTTTTTCTCAGCAGCGGCTTTTTCCAGCTCTGCACGGCGCTCTTCGAAAGCAGCGACGTTGGCAGCGGTGGCAGCAGTGGCTTTGCCCTGCGGCAGCAGGTAGTTACGAGCGTAACCGCCCTTTACGTTCAGCTTGTCGCCCAGGTTGCCCAGTTTGGCGATCTTTTCCAGCAGGATGACTTCCATTTGAGTCTTACCTCTTAACTTTTAACCTTCACCGTTCGCAGCTTTCTGGCGCTTCGCCAGACGACCGCGAAAATCAAACAGACTGTCGACTACGGCGACAAGACAGATCACATTGCCCAGTACGAATACCAGCAGGTACAGCGGTGCCAGCCAGAAGCCCGGAAGCTTCTTCAGCGCGGCCAGGCCGTGCCCCAGTGCGATCCCGGCGAACAGCAGCGGGATCATGCACAGCGGCGCCAACATCGTGGCCGCGGGCCCTGCAAAGGGCAGTGCCACAACGCCAACCAACAGCGCGATGGCCGTGCCCGGCGACAGGCGCAAGGCGCGGAATTCGCTGCCAAACCCTTTCGGGTTGTACAGCACTGCTTGCCAATAACGCGCCAGCATCAGGCACAACAGGCTGATCGTCTGCAGCGAGGCTGCCATCAGGCCGGTGATGGTCGGAACCATCTCCGCCTGCAGGGCGGCCATCTGTTCCGGCGAAAGCTTGGCTTCGGCCAGAACCTGCGGCAGCGCCTTGCCGAATGCATCGGCAAGACCCACGACCAACCCGGCCGACACCGTGCTGAGCAGCAGCACGAACACCGCACCGAGCACAACGCTCGCCAGCATCACCTGGTTCCAGGACACCTTGCTGCGCAGAACCTGCGCCAGCACGGCACTACCCATCAGAACCAGACTTACGCTGGGGTCACCCAGGTACCACCAGGCCAGTGCCGGAAGCATCGCCCACACCAGGATGCCAAAGGCATCACCGGCGCCGCGGCGCAACAGCACCAGACTGCCTGCTGCGGCACCGAGCCAGAACAACGGCTGCAGTACCGCGGCTGCGACGACCACCAGGGTCGCCTGCATGCGGCCTCGCATGACAAATTCAGCCAATGCGCGCATGCGATCTATCCATCAATTCCAGTCGACTGCCCGATCAACGGCCGTGGCTGTCGGTGTAGGGAAGCAGGGCCAGGTAGCGGGCGCGCTTGATAGCGGTCGCCAGCTGACGCTGGTACTTGGCCTTGGTGCCGGTGATACGGCTCGGAACGATCTTGCCGGTTTCGGAAACGTAGGCCTTCAGGGTGTTGAGATCTTTGTAATCGATCTCTTTCACGCCTTCAGCGGTGAAACGGCAGAACTTACGACGACGGAAGAAACGTGCCATGTGTGTGGCTCCTCAATACTGGTCCGGGATTACTCGTCAGCGCTGTCGCGGCTATCATCGCCGTCAGCGGACTCGCCCTCGTTCGATTCGGGACGCTCACGGCGCTCACGGCGCTCGTTGCGGCTCTCTTCGGCCTTCAGCATTTCGGACTGGCCGGTAACGGCTTCGTCGCGACGGATGACCATGTTACGGATCACGGCGTCGTTGTAGCGGAAGTTGTCTTCCAGCTCTGCCAGGGCCTTGGCGGTGCACTCGACGTTCATCAGAACGTAGTGAGCCTTGTGCACGTTGTTGATGGCGTAAGCCAGCTGACGACGGCCCCAGTCTTCCAGACGGTGGACTTTGCCGCCGTCTTCTTCGATGGCCTTGGTGTAACGCTCGACCATGCCACCGACTTGTTCGCTCTGGTCCGGGTGAACCAGGAACACGATTTCGTAATGACGCATAAATGCTCCTTACGGATTGCAGCCTGCCGACTAAGCGGTCAGACAAGGAGTGAATGATTTTTTCCTTGCCGCTCGGAAGGACGCGCAAACGCCTGCCCGGACGACAAGGGCCGACATTCTAGAGAAGCGCGCCGGGTGGCGCAAGGAAAACTGGTGAAACTTTGAACAGCGCGAGGCGGCACAGGCCGCCTCGCGTGGGGACGTCAGGCGCCGGCCTTGAGCTGGCGCTGGCGGACGATCTCGAACAGGCAGACGCCGGTGGCCACCGAGACGTTCAGGCTGCTGACGCTGCCCTGCATCGGTAGCTTGGCCAGATAGTCGCAGTGCTCGCGGGTCAGGCGGCGCATGCCCTTGCCCTCAGCCCCCATCACCAGCACGGTCGGTCCGGTGAGGTCGAGCTCGTAGAGCATCTGGGTCGCCTCGCCGGCTGTACCGACGATCCACAGGCCACGTTGCTGGAGTTTCTCCAGGGTGCGCGCAAGGTTGGTAACCGCCACTAGCGGGATCACCTCAGCGGCGCCGCACGCGACCTTACGCACGGTGGCGTTGAGGGTCGCGGACTTGTCCTTCGGCACGATGACCGCCAGCGCGCCGGCCGCATCGGCGGTGCGCAGGCAGGCGCCAAGGTTGTGCGGATCGGTGACGCCGTCCAGCGCCAGCAGCAGGGCTGGGCCGGTGGAGCGCTCCAGCAGCTCCTCCAGCATGTTCTCGCCCCACACCTGGCTCGGGCTGACCTCGGCGACCACGCCCTGGTGCACGCCTTCGGCCCACTCATCCAGTTCCTTGCGGTCGCGCGTGCCCACCGGCACGCGGACCTGGCCAGCCAGCTCGACCAGCGCCTGGACGCGCGGATCATGCCGGCCTTCAGCCAGCCAGAGCTGCTTGACCCTTTTGGGGTGGTGGCGCAGCAACGCTTCTACGGCATGGACCCCGTAGACCTTTTCCCACTGACTCATTTCTTCGCCTTACCCTTGCCTGCCGGAGCGCCAGTCGATGCACCCGCCTTAGGCTGCGACGCCCCCTTGCGATGCTTGGTCGATTTGCCAGAGCGGGCCTTCTGTTTCGAAGGATTGCGCGGCTTACCCGCCGCAGGCCCACCCTTGCCTTTGCCAGCGGCAGGCTTGTTGCCGCCGACCTTGGCCTCTTCGAGCAGCGCTTTCTTCACTTCGCGGCTCTTGCGCACATCGGTATTGCCAAGCATTTCCTCAGCCTTGGCGAGCATCTCCGGCGCCACCGACGGCAGCGCCTGGACCACGCCAACCCTGCGCTTGCGCGGCTGCACAGCGACATCTGGAGCGAGATACGGATCGTCCGCGACGGCACGAGGAGCCTTGGCCGGCTTGTCCTTCGCAATCACACCCTTGGGCGCCTTGCCCTTGGCCGCTTTGCCCTTGGCGACCGGCTCAGCCTTCTCGCCGCGCTTCTTGCGGCCGATAGGCGCGCTGAGCACGTTATCCGAGAGTTCGAAGTCGATCTTGCGCTCGTCCAGGTCGACACGGGCAACCACCACTTCGACGGTATCGCCAAGGCGGAAGCTGCGGCCGGTACGCTCACCTGCGAGGCGGTGATGCACGGCGTCGAAGTGGTAGTAGTCGCCCGGCAGCGCGGTGACATGTACCAGACCTTCGACATAGATATCGGTCAGTTCGACGAAGATACCGAAGCCGGTCACTGCGGTGATCACACCCGGGAAAGTCTCGCCCACGCGCTCGCGCATGAACTCGCACTTCAGCCAGTTGGTGACATCACGGGTCGCTTCGTCGGCGCGGCGCTCGGTCATCGAGCACTGCTCGCCCAGTTGCGCCAGACGCGCCTCGTCGTACGGATAGATGCGCGCCTTCGGCATGCTCGCCGCCCCGACGCGCTGCACGTGCTCCGACGCCGCCTTGGAGCGGATCAGACCACGAATGGCGCGGTGGGTCAGCAGGTCCGGATAACGGCGGATCGGCGAGGTGAAGTGGGTGTAGGCCTCGTAGTTCAAGCCGAAGTGACCGGCATTCTCCGGGCTGTACACCGCCTGGCTCAGCGAGCGCAGCATCACGGTCTGGATCAGTTGCAGGTCCGGGCGGCCCTGGATGGACTCCAGCAGCTTCTGGTAATCCGCCGGGGTCGGGTCGCCCTTGCCGCGGTAAAGGGTCAGCCCCAGTTCGCCGAGGAACTGGCGCAGGTTGTTCAGTTTCTCCTGCGGCGGGCCGTCGTGGACGCGGTACAGCGCCGGAATGCCGTGCTTCTCGAGGAACTTGGCGGTGGCCACGTTGGCCGCCAGCATGCATTCCTCGATCAGCTTGTGCGCATCGTTGCGCTGGGTCGGGCGGATCTCCGAGATCTTGCGGTCCGCGCCGAAGACGATGCGGGTTTCCTGGGTCTCGAAATCGATGGCTCCGCGCACATGGCGCGCGCCGACCAGGACCTTGTACAGGTCATACAGCGTGTTGAGGTGCGGCACCACCGCCGGCAGCTGTTCCTTCAGGCGCTGGCCTTCGGGGCTGTCGGGGGTTTCCAGGTACTGGCTGACCTTGGTGTAGGTCAGTCGCGCGTGGGAATGGATGACCGCCTCGTAGAACTGGTAGTCGGTCATCTTGCCGGCCTTGGAGAGATTCATCTCGCAGACCATGGCCAGGCGATCCACCAGCGGATTCAGGGAGCACAGGCCGTTGGAGAGAATCTCCGGCAGCATCGGAATCACGCGCTCGGGGAAGTACACCGAGTTGCCACGCTTGGCCGCTTCTTCATCCAGGGCCGAACCGACCTTCACATAATGAGAGACGTCAGCGATTGCGACGAACAGCTTCCAGCCGCCGCCCTTGCGCTTCTCGGCATAGACCGCGTCATCGAAGTCGCGGGCATCCTCGCCGTCGATGGTGACGAAAGGCAGGGCACGCAGGTCAACGCGTTTTTCCTTGTCCTTCTCCAGCACTTCAGGCTTGAGCTTGGCCGCTTCCTTCTCCACGGCCTCGGGCCAGGTGTGGGGAATGTCGTAGCTGCGCAGCGCAACTTCGATTTCCATGCCCGGCGCCATGTAGTCGCCGAGCACTTCCACCACTTCGCCCTGGGCCTGGCGATGCACGCTCGGCCAGACATCGATGCGCACCTGGACGAACTGATTGTGCTTGGCCTTGCCAGCCTTGCCCGGTGGGATCAGCACTTCCTGCTGGATCTTCGGGTTATCGGCCACGACCGTACCGATGCCGCTTTCATCGAAATAGCGGCCGACGATGGTCTCGTGGGCGCGCTCGACCACTTCCACCACGGCGCCTTCGCGGCGACCACGACGGTCGAAGCCGGAAACGCGCGCCAGGGCCCGGTCACCATCGAATACCAGGCGCATCTGCGTCGGGCTGAGGAACAGGTCGTCGCTGCCATCGTCGGGGATCAGGAAGCCAAAGCCGTCGCGGTGGCCAGCGATGCGGCCGAGAATCAGGTCGAGCTTGTCCACAGGCGCATAGGCGCCACGGCGTGTATAGATGAGCTGGCCGTCGCGCTCCATGGCGCGCAGACGACGCCGCAGCGCTTCTTCCGACTCTTCGCCGGAGAGGCCGAGCTCATCGAGCAATTGGGCCCGCGTGGCGGGCGCGCCGCGTTCGGCGAGGTGCGCCAGAATCAGTTCGCGGCTGGGAATAGGGTTGTCGTATTTTTCCGCCTCGCGGGCGGCCTCGGGATCGAGGTTTTGCCAATCGGCCATTAAAGTGCGGTCACCTTATATATAGGGGTATGGTTCGCCATCTGCTTATTGAAGCGCGAAATCCGCTCGTCGGTCAGCTTTGGGCAAGAATAAATTTTTTATCGCATCAGGGGTTTACAAGCGAAAACGCTCTCCGTATAGTTCGCGCCCACAGCGTCAGACAGACGTTGTAACACGGAAACGATGAGCAATCATCGACTCCAGTGCCCAGGTGGCGGAATTGGTAGACGCACTAGGTTCAGGTCCTAGCGGTGGCAACACCGTGGAAGTTCGAGTCTTCTCCTGGGCACCACTTATTCAAGGATAAAGTCAGTCACTGACAGATTTTATCCCGGCGGGTTCGGAACCCTGATAACCGAACGATAGACCGCCCGATGCAACCCAAGGTTGCATCACCGCAAGACGATGAGCGATCATCGCACCCCATGCTGAAAAGCATGCCCAGGTGGCGGAATTGGTAGACGCACTAGGTTCAGGTCCTAGCGGTGGCAACACCGTGGAAGTTCGAGTCTTCTCCTGGGCACCATCTTCAAACGAAAAAGCCGAGCACTGCTCGGCTTTTTCGTTTTCGGCTTTCTGCCATCCGGAACCCAACGTACTCCGTCCGCGATGGCTTCCGGCGCGATGCGGACCTATCGCGGACAGGGTCCGCTCCTACAAAAATACCTTCAAGCCTTGAACTGCCCCAGACTGGCGCGCAACTGCTCCGCCAACCCATCGAGCACGCGCCCACTGCTGGCCGTCGCACTCACCGCCTCCGCTGCGCGACTCGCCTCAGCATGGATCACCTCGACCCGGCCACGCACCGCCGCAGCGCCAGCCGCCTGCTGCTGCGCCGAATGGGTCGCCGCCTCGATGGCACCATGCACTTCCTCCACCGCACTCTGCACTTCACGCTGCAGCCGCTCGCTATCCTGCAACGCGGCCAGCCCCTGAACAGCCTGCTCACGAGCCTGCCCGATAGCGGAGACTGCCTCCCGCGCCCCTTGCTGCAACGCACCGATATGCGACTGGATATCGCCAGTCGACTGCTGGGTCTTGCTCGCCAGCGCCCGCACCTCGTCCGCCACCACGGCGAAACCGCGCCCACTTTCACCCGCGCGCGCCGCTTCGATGGCGGCGTTCAGTGCCAGCAGGTTGGTCTGCTCGGCGATGCCATGGATCACCGAGAGCACCACTTCGATCTGCTCGCTTTGCCGCGCGAGGCGCTCGATCACGCCAGCGCCGCTCTGCACGCGCGACTCCAGGGTTTCGATCAGGCCACCGACCTTGCGGGCAATGGCTGCATTGTCCTGCGCCGCCTTACGGATCTCGCCGACCCGCGCCAAAGCTGCCTGCATGGAGCGGCTTTCCATTTCCGCTTCCGCCGCCATCCCGGAGAGCGCCTCCAGGCTGCCCGCCACCTCGTTGCGCTGTCGATCCGCCGCCGCCTCGGCGCTGGCACTGCGACTGGCCAGCGCGGCAATTTCACTGCCGGTCTGCTGAGCGACCTGCCCGGCCTCTCGCACGATGGGCTGCAGCTTGTCGACGAAGCGGTTCACCGCCGTCGCCATTTCACCCAACTCGTCGCGGCTGTCCAGGCGCACCCGGCGAGTCAGGTCACCCTCCCCGGCCGCCAGGTCATTCAATGCGTTGATCAGCAGACGCAGGCGATTCACCACACGATGACCGAGCACGATCGCCAGGCACAGCAGTACGCCCAGCCCGACCAGCACCAACCCCATGCCGATCCGCCAGCGCAGCGTGCCGGCCGCTTCTTCGATGGAAACCTTCGCGCCCTGGCTCATGCCTTCTGCGGCTTGCTTCGCCGCCTGCAGGCGCGCGGTCAGCGCCTTGGTGCTATCGGCGGCAGCGCCGGCCAGGCTGTCGCCCACCAGTTGATCGCCGCTGGCGACCAGGGCGGAGAAGCGCTGGTCCAGCGCAGCAATCTGCTTCTCGATGGCATCGGTGGAAACACCCAGACGCACCTTGCCGATTTCCACGCCATTCGGGCTGATGGGCGCCTCGACGAGAAACACCGAGCTGTCATGACTGGCGGCTTCCAGCACCTTGTCCAGGGCCCGCTCACCCTTGCCCTTTTCCAGCAGCGCCTTGACCCGTGCGTCCTCGCGATTGAGATAGCGCGTCAGGTGCTGCCCTTGCGGATCGTCATAGATCACGAACAGCACATTGGGATTGCTCTGGGCGCGGCGCGCATAGTCGGAGAGCGTCGGCACATCGTTGTCCCACATGGCCTTGGGCGCCACGGCAGCCAGCAGTTGCGCCAATTCGGTGGCGGACTGGCGCAAGCCCTGCTCCAGACTCTGGCGCAGTTCGCCCTGCTCTTCTTCGAGGCGAGCTGAAAGCGCTGACCCCAGCCGTTCACGAGTGCGGGCCGACAGGTCGTTCAGACCCGTGGAAACTTCCTTGCCCGCCTGCTCCAGCTCGCCAGCCAGGCGTTGCGATTCGTTACCCAGGTGCGCACCCAGGTTGTTGACCAGCCCATCGACCGTGGTGCGGGTTAGCCAGAGGGCGATGACCAGCTGCACCAGAAGCGCGATTCCGAGGGCGATGAAAGCGGGGCGCAGCAGGCGGCTGCGCAGGAGAGACAGGACGGCGGACACGGCGGGCTTCCTCCGGTAGGCAACGGATCTCTGGCGCAGACAGCGCGCCGATCCGTTTCACCAGCAAAGCGCGTGCCGAGCCGCAAACCGCGGAGGACAGAAACGACAACGGGCCGCATGAGCGGCCCGTTGCGGTACAGCGTATGGATCAGGCGAACGGGTGGCGCAGGACGAT includes these proteins:
- the rplI gene encoding 50S ribosomal protein L9, which codes for MEVILLEKIAKLGNLGDKLNVKGGYARNYLLPQGKATAATAANVAAFEERRAELEKAAAEKKAVAEARAAQLAELIVTIGAHAGDEGKLFGSIGTRDIADAVSAAGYPLEKSEVRLPDGALRAVGEYNIEVQLHMDVDATLHVVVVAE
- the rpsR gene encoding 30S ribosomal protein S18 — translated: MARFFRRRKFCRFTAEGVKEIDYKDLNTLKAYVSETGKIVPSRITGTKAKYQRQLATAIKRARYLALLPYTDSHGR
- the rpsF gene encoding 30S ribosomal protein S6, whose protein sequence is MRHYEIVFLVHPDQSEQVGGMVERYTKAIEEDGGKVHRLEDWGRRQLAYAINNVHKAHYVLMNVECTAKALAELEDNFRYNDAVIRNMVIRRDEAVTGQSEMLKAEESRNERRERRERPESNEGESADGDDSRDSADE
- the rlmB gene encoding 23S rRNA (guanosine(2251)-2'-O)-methyltransferase RlmB, with protein sequence MSQWEKVYGVHAVEALLRHHPKRVKQLWLAEGRHDPRVQALVELAGQVRVPVGTRDRKELDEWAEGVHQGVVAEVSPSQVWGENMLEELLERSTGPALLLALDGVTDPHNLGACLRTADAAGALAVIVPKDKSATLNATVRKVACGAAEVIPLVAVTNLARTLEKLQQRGLWIVGTAGEATQMLYELDLTGPTVLVMGAEGKGMRRLTREHCDYLAKLPMQGSVSSLNVSVATGVCLFEIVRQRQLKAGA
- the rnr gene encoding ribonuclease R yields the protein MADWQNLDPEAAREAEKYDNPIPSRELILAHLAERGAPATRAQLLDELGLSGEESEEALRRRLRAMERDGQLIYTRRGAYAPVDKLDLILGRIAGHRDGFGFLIPDDGSDDLFLSPTQMRLVFDGDRALARVSGFDRRGRREGAVVEVVERAHETIVGRYFDESGIGTVVADNPKIQQEVLIPPGKAGKAKHNQFVQVRIDVWPSVHRQAQGEVVEVLGDYMAPGMEIEVALRSYDIPHTWPEAVEKEAAKLKPEVLEKDKEKRVDLRALPFVTIDGEDARDFDDAVYAEKRKGGGWKLFVAIADVSHYVKVGSALDEEAAKRGNSVYFPERVIPMLPEILSNGLCSLNPLVDRLAMVCEMNLSKAGKMTDYQFYEAVIHSHARLTYTKVSQYLETPDSPEGQRLKEQLPAVVPHLNTLYDLYKVLVGARHVRGAIDFETQETRIVFGADRKISEIRPTQRNDAHKLIEECMLAANVATAKFLEKHGIPALYRVHDGPPQEKLNNLRQFLGELGLTLYRGKGDPTPADYQKLLESIQGRPDLQLIQTVMLRSLSQAVYSPENAGHFGLNYEAYTHFTSPIRRYPDLLTHRAIRGLIRSKAASEHVQRVGAASMPKARIYPYDEARLAQLGEQCSMTERRADEATRDVTNWLKCEFMRERVGETFPGVITAVTGFGIFVELTDIYVEGLVHVTALPGDYYHFDAVHHRLAGERTGRSFRLGDTVEVVVARVDLDERKIDFELSDNVLSAPIGRKKRGEKAEPVAKGKAAKGKAPKGVIAKDKPAKAPRAVADDPYLAPDVAVQPRKRRVGVVQALPSVAPEMLAKAEEMLGNTDVRKSREVKKALLEEAKVGGNKPAAGKGKGGPAAGKPRNPSKQKARSGKSTKHRKGASQPKAGASTGAPAGKGKAKK
- a CDS encoding methyl-accepting chemotaxis protein, producing MSAVLSLLRSRLLRPAFIALGIALLVQLVIALWLTRTTVDGLVNNLGAHLGNESQRLAGELEQAGKEVSTGLNDLSARTRERLGSALSARLEEEQGELRQSLEQGLRQSATELAQLLAAVAPKAMWDNDVPTLSDYARRAQSNPNVLFVIYDDPQGQHLTRYLNREDARVKALLEKGKGERALDKVLEAASHDSSVFLVEAPISPNGVEIGKVRLGVSTDAIEKQIAALDQRFSALVASGDQLVGDSLAGAAADSTKALTARLQAAKQAAEGMSQGAKVSIEEAAGTLRWRIGMGLVLVGLGVLLCLAIVLGHRVVNRLRLLINALNDLAAGEGDLTRRVRLDSRDELGEMATAVNRFVDKLQPIVREAGQVAQQTGSEIAALASRSASAEAAADRQRNEVAGSLEALSGMAAEAEMESRSMQAALARVGEIRKAAQDNAAIARKVGGLIETLESRVQSGAGVIERLARQSEQIEVVLSVIHGIAEQTNLLALNAAIEAARAGESGRGFAVVADEVRALASKTQQSTGDIQSHIGALQQGAREAVSAIGQAREQAVQGLAALQDSERLQREVQSAVEEVHGAIEAATHSAQQQAAGAAAVRGRVEVIHAEASRAAEAVSATASSGRVLDGLAEQLRASLGQFKA